The Paenibacillus sophorae genome has a segment encoding these proteins:
- a CDS encoding ABC transporter substrate-binding protein, whose translation MNTGTAQEQDRLPRHLLAMLPCPLKVPIEETFLHQQSLGLWSDLDPEELEFEGNANQSDFYKTVNEFQSTDELPDIVITPGISSFFHRDFRTRFLDQDVFADAAGYTPNERFAEIEMQDPTGRVTLMCVNPLVIVADTARLGDTPEPRSWSDLLNPVYRKQVTMRGHNGTFCETVLLTLGEKFGEDMLTGLGRSVRQGLHPGQMAKLAGTDNEAGTALYVMPYFYANMIRKKEKINIIWPEEGAIASPVFLLAKKNASEGGRRLASFFTSGETAELCEQAFFPSPHPSAASGLTPRKLLWMGWDLVWNSDIQAKTDAVNAAFNKGFEQED comes from the coding sequence ATGAATACCGGAACGGCCCAAGAACAAGATAGATTGCCCCGCCATCTGCTTGCCATGCTGCCTTGCCCGCTTAAGGTGCCGATTGAAGAAACATTTCTTCATCAGCAAAGCTTGGGGCTCTGGTCCGACCTGGACCCGGAAGAGCTGGAGTTTGAGGGAAACGCAAATCAGAGCGACTTCTATAAAACAGTAAATGAGTTTCAATCTACCGATGAACTGCCGGATATCGTAATTACGCCGGGAATCAGCAGCTTCTTCCACCGTGACTTCCGTACCCGGTTTCTCGATCAGGATGTATTCGCCGATGCCGCAGGCTACACTCCGAATGAACGATTTGCGGAGATTGAGATGCAGGACCCGACTGGCAGGGTCACGTTAATGTGCGTGAATCCGCTGGTCATTGTGGCCGATACAGCCCGTCTGGGTGATACTCCCGAGCCGCGCTCCTGGAGCGACCTGCTGAACCCCGTATACCGGAAGCAGGTAACGATGAGAGGCCATAACGGCACCTTTTGTGAAACAGTGCTGCTGACATTAGGCGAGAAGTTCGGCGAAGATATGCTGACCGGTCTCGGACGATCGGTTCGCCAGGGACTTCATCCGGGCCAGATGGCAAAGCTGGCGGGAACCGATAACGAAGCCGGAACGGCTCTATACGTGATGCCGTATTTTTATGCAAACATGATCCGCAAGAAGGAAAAAATCAATATTATTTGGCCTGAGGAAGGCGCGATCGCAAGCCCGGTATTCCTGCTGGCCAAAAAGAACGCGTCCGAGGGCGGACGCCGATTGGCTTCCTTTTTCACAAGCGGGGAGACGGCGGAGCTGTGCGAACAGGCTTTCTTCCCATCGCCCCATCCTTCGGCGGCATCCGGGCTCACTCCGCGCAAGCTGCTGTGGATGGGATGGGATCTCGT
- a CDS encoding MBL fold metallo-hydrolase, whose translation MTVKLQMLGTGSAFAKNYFNNNALLMGSGYTLLIDCGITAPLAMHELGRSFGEVEATLITHLHADHVGGLEELALTLRYKTGRKMTLLLPEALVDPLWEHTLMGGLYQEGIITSLDDAFHVRPLKPDTVYTLSPEITVRLIRTPHIPGKDSYSLMLNEEVFYSADMTFEPELLISLVRSGGCRKIYHDCQLEGAGVVHTTLEELKSLPEDIRSRISLMHYGDEKPDYVGRTSGMDFLEQHVVYYL comes from the coding sequence ATGACTGTCAAATTGCAAATGCTCGGAACGGGCAGCGCCTTCGCCAAGAACTACTTTAACAATAATGCCCTTCTGATGGGCAGCGGCTATACCCTGCTGATCGATTGCGGCATCACCGCTCCGCTGGCCATGCACGAACTGGGGCGTTCCTTCGGTGAGGTCGAAGCCACGCTGATTACACATCTGCATGCCGACCATGTCGGCGGGCTGGAAGAGCTTGCATTGACACTGCGCTATAAAACCGGCCGCAAAATGACTCTTTTGCTCCCCGAAGCGCTCGTTGATCCTCTGTGGGAGCACACTTTGATGGGCGGGCTGTACCAGGAGGGCATAATTACCTCGCTGGATGACGCATTTCATGTCCGTCCTCTTAAGCCGGATACGGTGTATACCCTCTCGCCGGAAATCACCGTCCGCCTGATCCGGACACCGCATATTCCGGGCAAAGACAGCTATTCGCTCATGCTGAACGAAGAGGTATTTTACAGCGCCGACATGACGTTTGAGCCGGAGCTCCTGATCAGTCTCGTGCGCAGCGGGGGCTGCCGTAAAATCTATCATGACTGCCAGTTGGAAGGCGCAGGCGTCGTTCATACCACCCTGGAAGAACTGAAAAGTCTTCCCGAGGATATCCGCAGCCGGATTTCCCTGATGCATTATGGCGACGAGAAGCCGGACTACGTCGGGCGGACGTCGGGAATGGATTTTTTGGAGCAGCACGTGGTGTATTATCTTTAA
- a CDS encoding DUF1292 domain-containing protein, translating into MSDHKHEHGGECCGGHGHNHGHSHEHGDGCSCGHDHEHEEFVLTLTNEQGEDVEMVLVETFDVADKLYALLLERENPEADGIILRMEEEDEEMVLYNIEDEAEWKAVEQAYNELLAKQG; encoded by the coding sequence ATGAGCGATCACAAACATGAGCATGGCGGAGAATGCTGCGGCGGACATGGCCACAATCACGGGCATAGCCATGAGCATGGCGATGGATGCAGCTGCGGGCACGACCATGAGCACGAGGAGTTTGTGCTGACCTTGACGAACGAGCAGGGCGAAGATGTAGAAATGGTGCTGGTGGAAACGTTCGACGTAGCCGACAAGCTCTATGCGCTGCTGCTGGAACGCGAGAACCCGGAAGCTGACGGCATCATTCTGCGCATGGAAGAAGAAGACGAAGAAATGGTGCTTTACAATATCGAAGACGAAGCGGAATGGAAAGCTGTGGAACAAGCTTACAACGAACTGCTTGCCAAGCAGGGATAG
- a CDS encoding AAA family ATPase, with translation MNKLVFFLGGAGAGKTTLAKALAARRKAAFFDMDILLRPAAEAIMTLHGLDPADRDSADYKRLCRDLGYRITMDAALDNVKLDVDSIVVGPFTKEAEDEGWIARELSRIGRSLLDVEVKVVIVSLSDETLYKERITARSSKLDDWKLRNWDDFRSSLVSRTVKWPLPPSSILYFDNSGNDPARAADTIERFVYPDA, from the coding sequence ATGAATAAGCTCGTATTTTTCCTCGGGGGAGCAGGCGCCGGCAAGACCACGCTGGCAAAAGCATTGGCAGCCAGACGGAAAGCCGCCTTCTTCGATATGGATATCCTTCTGCGGCCGGCTGCGGAAGCGATAATGACGCTCCATGGACTTGACCCCGCCGACCGGGATTCCGCAGATTACAAGAGGCTGTGCCGTGACCTGGGATACCGGATTACGATGGATGCCGCTCTGGATAACGTCAAGCTGGATGTGGACAGCATCGTAGTCGGTCCTTTTACGAAAGAAGCCGAGGATGAAGGGTGGATTGCGCGCGAACTGTCGCGGATCGGCCGATCACTGCTCGACGTCGAGGTAAAGGTGGTCATCGTCAGCCTGTCCGATGAGACACTTTATAAGGAAAGAATTACTGCCAGAAGCTCGAAACTGGACGACTGGAAGCTGCGCAACTGGGACGATTTCCGCTCCTCGCTTGTCAGCCGAACCGTAAAATGGCCCCTTCCCCCCTCCTCCATCCTATACTTTGATAATTCCGGAAATGACCCGGCCCGGGCCGCGGACACAATCGAACGTTTTGTCTATCCAGATGCATAG
- a CDS encoding AEC family transporter, whose translation MIGEILLQVVLPVFILIGAGSLLQRLFRLDLYTLAKINFYYITPAAVFMSMYLSKMSPSLLGMVVGFYALYIGILYILSFILTRSLKYKTGMKAAFTNSVLLDNAGNYGMPVNDLAFHGDALAASLQSLIMALQSLLTFTYGVISIQRAKLKGNYRIVIIGFLKMPVPYALVLGLAFHAFSVPLPLFISKPLTYAQESMVAVALLTLGAQIVKYPLRLARVDIYLSLLLRLLAAPTIGILLVLALGIKGIPAQAMIIASGMPTGVNASLLAEEYNNEPDFAAQTVLVSTLLNVITITGLISLARTLG comes from the coding sequence ATGATTGGTGAGATTCTGCTTCAGGTTGTGCTTCCGGTTTTTATTCTGATTGGCGCCGGCTCGCTTCTTCAGCGGCTGTTTCGGCTGGATTTGTATACGCTGGCCAAAATCAACTTCTACTACATAACGCCCGCCGCCGTGTTTATGAGCATGTATCTCTCGAAGATGTCGCCCTCCCTGCTCGGAATGGTGGTTGGTTTCTATGCACTTTACATAGGTATCCTTTATATTTTGTCCTTTATCCTTACACGTTCGCTAAAATACAAAACAGGCATGAAGGCCGCATTTACGAACAGCGTGCTGCTGGATAACGCGGGCAACTACGGCATGCCGGTTAATGATCTGGCGTTTCACGGAGATGCTCTCGCCGCTTCGCTTCAATCGCTGATTATGGCGCTGCAAAGCCTGCTCACTTTCACTTATGGGGTCATTTCCATTCAGCGGGCCAAGCTTAAAGGCAATTACCGGATCGTCATTATCGGATTTCTGAAAATGCCCGTTCCTTACGCGCTGGTGCTGGGATTAGCGTTTCACGCTTTCTCCGTGCCGCTGCCTCTGTTCATTTCCAAGCCACTTACCTATGCCCAGGAATCGATGGTTGCGGTCGCGCTGCTTACGCTGGGAGCGCAGATCGTGAAATATCCGCTTCGGCTGGCGCGAGTCGATATTTATCTGAGTCTCCTGCTGCGCTTGCTCGCCGCTCCTACGATTGGCATTCTGCTCGTGCTTGCGCTCGGCATCAAAGGCATACCCGCACAGGCGATGATTATCGCTTCCGGCATGCCGACCGGCGTCAACGCCTCGCTGCTTGCCGAGGAATACAATAACGAGCCGGACTTCGCGGCCCAGACCGTACTGGTTTCGACGCTGCTGAATGTTATTACGATTACCGGTTTAATTTCGCTGGCCCGTACACTAGGTTAA
- a CDS encoding DUF3892 domain-containing protein encodes MIDGERERFVAVQKNGDGDLTSFRTSTGRVLSYEQALQEVQAGSIAGVNLFKGKDGALHIRGDADGDPTNNLDHLPQF; translated from the coding sequence ATGATCGACGGAGAACGGGAACGTTTTGTGGCGGTGCAGAAGAACGGTGACGGAGATCTTACCTCATTTCGGACTTCTACGGGCCGCGTGCTAAGCTATGAGCAGGCGCTGCAGGAAGTTCAGGCGGGATCTATCGCCGGTGTCAACTTGTTCAAAGGGAAGGACGGAGCCCTCCACATCCGAGGGGATGCCGACGGCGATCCGACCAATAATCTTGATCACCTGCCGCAGTTTTAA
- a CDS encoding GNAT family N-acetyltransferase: MAAEIVRVITEEQLQQGLDIRKKVFVEEQKVPAEEEIDHFDSIGPDVHHVLLIDDGVPAATGRLTYYREGTAKMQRIAVLKEYRAKGYGRVLLLALEELARELGLETSILDGQCQAEEFYRKLGYEVISEKPFYDAGILHVRMQKKL, encoded by the coding sequence ATGGCGGCGGAAATTGTGCGCGTTATAACAGAGGAGCAATTGCAGCAGGGGCTGGATATTCGCAAAAAGGTATTTGTAGAAGAACAAAAGGTTCCCGCAGAGGAAGAAATCGATCATTTTGACAGTATCGGACCGGATGTGCATCATGTGCTGTTAATTGACGATGGGGTTCCCGCTGCTACGGGAAGATTAACATATTACCGAGAGGGCACCGCGAAAATGCAGCGGATCGCCGTGCTGAAAGAATATAGAGCCAAAGGCTACGGCCGGGTGCTGCTGCTCGCGCTGGAGGAGCTGGCCCGGGAGCTCGGGCTCGAGACGTCCATTCTTGACGGACAGTGCCAGGCGGAAGAGTTCTACCGCAAGCTTGGATACGAAGTGATCTCAGAGAAGCCGTTCTATGATGCCGGGATACTGCACGTCCGGATGCAAAAAAAATTGTAG